DNA sequence from the Candidatus Acidulodesulfobacterium ferriphilum genome:
AATCGAACCCCTGAAGCAACGGATAAATAAACTCGTGTATCGATATCGGACTATTGTCGCTAAGCCTTTTTTCAAAATCATCCTTTTCAAGCATTCTTCTTACCGTATAATTTGAGGATATTTTAATAAATTCATCTAATTTTATATTGGATAACCACCAGCTGTTAAAAAGAATTGTTGTTTTTTCGGGCTTCAGTATCTTAAAGGCCTGATTTCTATAATCCTTGGAATTCTTCAGGACATCTTCTCCGGATAGCGGTTTTCTTGTTTCGGATTTCCCTGTAGGATCGCCGATCATAGCCGTAAAATCACCTATTATGAAAAACACTTGATGCCCGTATTCTTGAAAAGTCCTTAATTTGTTTAACAAAACAGTATGCCCTAAATGTATATCGGGGGCTGTAGGATCAAAACCCGCTTTTATTTTTAATGGTAAATTGTGCACCGTTGAATACAATAGTTTTTCATAAAGCTCATCTTCTTTTATCAACTCGACGCAACCTCTTTTTATAGCATCGATCTGGTTTTGAATTTGGCTTTCTATTTCATGTTTTACGCTAATGCTATTCATATACGTTTAATAATTAACCTAATTTTTATCGATATAAATTTTTTGAATATTTTTACTCAATTTGGTTTTTTTGTCAACTATTACCTGCACGGCGTTTAAAACTATATTATTTTCTTCGGGAATAAATTTTTCAGGCATTCCGGTTAAGTATTTTTTGATTGCGATATCTTTATTGGTCCCGACAACCGAATATTTGGAACCTACCATGCCGACATCCGTTATATAAGCGGTGCCTTTTGGCAAAATCATATTGTCATTTGTTTGAACATGTGTATGTGTCCCGACTAAAGCCGATACCTCGCCGTCTAAATACAATGCGAGGGCTTCCTTTTCGGATGTTGCTTCGGCATGAAAATCTATAATTATAGCGTCTGAATGGCCTGAAATTTTTTCGATCACATCCTTTGCAACCGTAAACGGCGATTCTGTAAGCCCCTTCATAAAAACTCTTCCTTCTAAATTTACAACCCCTATTTTTCTTTCAAATCTGGAATTAAATATGCCGTAACCAAACCCTGGAACTAAAGGGGAATAGTTTGCCGGCCTTAAAAGTTTATGCTGCCCCGCTATATAGGGAATTATAGATTTTTGATCCCAAATATGATTACCCGAGGTGATAACATCGATGCCTAAACTTAATATAAAATCGGCAACATCTGGTGTTATTCCCATTCCATGCGCCGCATTTTCCCCGTTCGCTATAATAAACTCCGGTTCGTATTTAGAAACCAAATTGCTCAGGAGTCCTTTAACCGCCAGTCTTCCCGGTTTCCCTATGATATCGCCTATAAAAAGAATTTTAATATCATTATCTTGCAAATTCCGTTGCCCTCGTCTCTCTGATAACGGTAACCTTAATCTGCCCCGGATATTGAAGCGAGGATTCTATCTTTTTAGCAATATCTTTAGATAGCATAATAGAATCGTCATCCGATATTTTCTGACTTTGAACGATAGCCCTAATCTCTCTTCCTGCTTGAATAACATAACTTTTGGCAACGCCGTTAAATGAACCGGCAATCGATTCAAGATCCTCAAGCCTTTTTACATAAGTTTCAAACATCTCTTTTCTTGCGCCTGGCCTTGCGGCGCTTAATGCATCGGCGGCAGATACTAAAACAGCTAACACGCTGTTTGGTTCTTCATCATAATGATGAGCGGCGATAGCATGCACCACTCTGGGAGATTCGCCAAATTTTTTAGCAAGTTCTGCTCCGATAACCGCGTGCGATCCTTCAATCTCATGATCAACCGCTTTTCCTATATCGTGTAAAAGACCCGCCCTTTTTGCCTGCTTAACATTAATGTTGAGCTCCGCTGCCATTATCCCGCATAAGAAAGCAACCTCTATAGAATGATTATACACATTTTGCGAATAACTTGTTCTATACTTTAACCTCCCTAAAAGTTTGAGAATTTCGGGATGGATACCGTGAACGCCGACATCGAAAGTAGCCTGCTCGCCGGCTTCCTTCATTGCAAGGCTGAGTTCCTCTTCGACTTTGCTAACCACTTCTTCTATTCGGGCAGGATGAATTCTGCCGTCCGTTATTAATCTTTCGAGCGAAAGCCTTGCAATTTCTCTTTTAACAGGGTTAAAAGACGATAAGATAACAGCCTCGGGGGTTTCATCGATTATAAAATCGACGCCGGTAGCCGCTTCCAATGCCCTTATATTTCTGCCTTCTCTTCCGATTATCCTGCCTTTCATGTCATCGCTTGGAAGTTGAACCGATGATATAGATTTTTCTGCGACATAATCACCCGCGTATCTTTGTATAGCTAATGCTATAATTTCTTTAGCTTTTTTATCGGCGGACTCTTTTGTTTCATCCTCTATTTTTTTAATAGATTTTGCCGCTTCATGTTTGGCCTCTTCGACGATTGAATTTATGAGGGAATTTTTAGCCTCCGAGACGGTCATCCCCGATATCTTTTCTAGTTCGTAAACCCTTTCTTTTAATGCTTCTTCTATTTTTTTTTCTTTCTCGACTATTGTTTTTTCGGATTGGATTAAACCCCTTTCCCTTCTTAAAAAATCGCTTTCTTTTCTTTCGATTAATGTTATCCTTTTTTCAAGATTATCTTCTTTAATCGATAATCTTTTTTCCATTTGATTTAATTCTTGTTTTTGAATCCTTATTTCTTCTTCCGCAATTTCTTTTGACCTGATAGTTTCGGATTTAACGCTTAAAAGCAAATCCTTTTTAATCTCTTCCGCCTTTTTTTCGGCTTCCTTTATAATTGAATCCGCCTTTGATATAGCATTTTTTAACGAAATTTTATCGATAGTATATTTAACGATAAACCCCGCAATAAAGAATAAAAGAGAAAAACCAATTATCATTCCTATAACAAAACCATTTAACATTATTGTATCTCCTTAATATAATAAAATCATTATTTAATTATTTGCTTTAACAAAACCGTTCTCCGTAAGCATGTAATGCATCTTTATATCGTTGCCGTCAAATTCTAATTCGTCATCCGAAATTAGTTGGAAACCATAACAAACACCCACAAACAGAGAATCTTTTGCTTGATTGAGAGCTTTATCGTAACACCCTTTTCCATAACCTGCCCTGTTTCCAGATATATCGAATGCAACTCCCGGTACGAAAAAAACATCTATCTCCTTTATATCGATAATACACCCGCCCTTTGGGCATAAGATGCCGTAATCGTCTGTTTTCATCGAATTAATATTTTCAAATTTATTAAAACACATATAATTCCCCCTGGAATACTGAGGAAGGTAAAAATTAATACTTTTGGATATATCTAATTTAATAATATATTCTATTCTTACCTCATTTTTTACACTCATATAAATTGCCGCATTTTTAAAAAAATTATCTTTTATAAAAGAATAAGCATTGGCGGCAATATTCAGGCTGAAATATTTAATTTCATCCTCGCTTAATTTATTGCGCCTTTCAATCATCCTTTTTCTTGCGATATTCTTTTCAATCATCATCTATTATCGTATCGTCATTTATTTAGATAAAAGCAATATTATAACTGAATAACTGAACGGATTATTGCGTGAAATTTAAATAAATTTTTAAGGGAATAAAATGGATAGGGCGGCATGACAAACAGAACCCCGCATGTGCCGAAGCGGCTTTAAAATTAGACCTATTTCAAAATAGGTGGCAATCATATGCTAAATGAATTAGGAATCACAGTTGCCTATGTTTCTATATCAAAAAGCAGTGACAATCCCATTCTATCTAACTGTTGGGTCAATTTTAAAAACCTGACATCGAACACTGCAGGGCATAAGCCTATAATCAGTTCTAAAGAGAGCGATTTATATGATTATATATATTGTTAATTTTTTCTAAAACTCTTTTGCTTTCACTATTAACTTCCGTTTTGCTGGATATATAATCGTCAGCTATATTAAGCGCAGTTAGAACAGCTACATTAAAGGAATCAACGGATTTTGTCCGTTTTATAATCTGATCTGCTTTAGCATTCACATAGGCTGCTAATTGCTCTAAATATTTTTTATCTTTATCGCTATTTATAACAAACTTGTGATTCATTATTATAAGCTCCACAAATGAGCTGCCCTGAAGTGAGGCTATCTCCGCCGAACCTGCATCCCGCTGGACTTTCGTCTCGTTCTCCCTCATAATTGTATCGATTCCAAATTTACCATTATACCGTCAATCTTTTTTATTATTATATCATTTTCCATTTCATTTTGGGTAATTTTATTCTTCAATTCGTTAATCTCATCATCTTTAGCTTTAACCTCCATTAAAAGTTTATCCCGTTCAATTTTTATTTTTTCAAATAATTCTTTAATTAAAATAACCTTTTCTTCGATTATATTAAGATTATCGATATCCATTTTTTGAGACCCCGCAAATAATTCATTCATAAGTTTAAAAAATTATTTTAAAAAGTTTAGCGATAAATTATGCCGATGTATAAAGATGGGCATACGGTCTGGCGCTTGAAGGGACAATTTTATAAAAAGGCTTGCCCGTAATGTCTTCAAAAGAAATATTAAAATCATCCGCATATTCCAATAAATATTTTTTTAAAAAAGCCATATCGTTATCATCTGCTTCATATAGTTCAACTTCTTTCGAATATTTTGAGAAATCTATTTTTTTTCGTAAATATATAACCCCTCCATGCATTCCTGCCGCAAAATAATCGCCGGCGGTATCGTCCGCATCGTTCAGCCCCAGCAAGACAATAACTCCTCCAGCCATGTATTCCGCAAAAAAACTCCCCACCTTTCCGCCTATTATTATAACAGGCAACTGCTCATTATAACCCTTCATATGTATCCCGACCCGATATCCGGCATTTCCCAAAATATAAATCCTGCCGCCTCTCATACCGTACCCGACCACATCTCCCGCATCGCCTTTTATTGAAATTTTCCCGGCATTCATAGTATTGCCGACATTATCCTGCGCATTGCCGTTTACGGCTATAGTGGGACCGTCCATAAAAACTCCTAAATCATTGCCCGGAACGCCGTTTATGTTAATAATTATATCGTCGCCTTTGATGCCGTCTCCAATGTAATATTGCCCGTTAACATTTTCCAGGAAAAATTTTTTAACTCCTCTTTCAATCCCTTCCCTTATTAATCTGTTAAGGTCTCTATAATACATCCCATTTGCATCTATCGTTATCATGTTGCCGCTTAATCTCCTTTATCTTTTAGCCAATTTGATATTTTA
Encoded proteins:
- a CDS encoding TIGR00282 family metallophosphoesterase, with protein sequence MQDNDIKILFIGDIIGKPGRLAVKGLLSNLVSKYEPEFIIANGENAAHGMGITPDVADFILSLGIDVITSGNHIWDQKSIIPYIAGQHKLLRPANYSPLVPGFGYGIFNSRFERKIGVVNLEGRVFMKGLTESPFTVAKDVIEKISGHSDAIIIDFHAEATSEKEALALYLDGEVSALVGTHTHVQTNDNMILPKGTAYITDVGMVGSKYSVVGTNKDIAIKKYLTGMPEKFIPEENNIVLNAVQVIVDKKTKLSKNIQKIYIDKN
- the rny gene encoding ribonuclease Y, which translates into the protein MIIGFSLLFFIAGFIVKYTIDKISLKNAISKADSIIKEAEKKAEEIKKDLLLSVKSETIRSKEIAEEEIRIQKQELNQMEKRLSIKEDNLEKRITLIERKESDFLRRERGLIQSEKTIVEKEKKIEEALKERVYELEKISGMTVSEAKNSLINSIVEEAKHEAAKSIKKIEDETKESADKKAKEIIALAIQRYAGDYVAEKSISSVQLPSDDMKGRIIGREGRNIRALEAATGVDFIIDETPEAVILSSFNPVKREIARLSLERLITDGRIHPARIEEVVSKVEEELSLAMKEAGEQATFDVGVHGIHPEILKLLGRLKYRTSYSQNVYNHSIEVAFLCGIMAAELNINVKQAKRAGLLHDIGKAVDHEIEGSHAVIGAELAKKFGESPRVVHAIAAHHYDEEPNSVLAVLVSAADALSAARPGARKEMFETYVKRLEDLESIAGSFNGVAKSYVIQAGREIRAIVQSQKISDDDSIMLSKDIAKKIESSLQYPGQIKVTVIRETRATEFAR
- a CDS encoding 5-formyltetrahydrofolate cyclo-ligase, producing the protein MMIEKNIARKRMIERRNKLSEDEIKYFSLNIAANAYSFIKDNFFKNAAIYMSVKNEVRIEYIIKLDISKSINFYLPQYSRGNYMCFNKFENINSMKTDDYGILCPKGGCIIDIKEIDVFFVPGVAFDISGNRAGYGKGCYDKALNQAKDSLFVGVCYGFQLISDDELEFDGNDIKMHYMLTENGFVKANN
- a CDS encoding cell division protein ZapA, which codes for MRENETKVQRDAGSAEIASLQGSSFVELIIMNHKFVINSDKDKKYLEQLAAYVNAKADQIIKRTKSVDSFNVAVLTALNIADDYISSKTEVNSESKRVLEKINNIYNHINRSL